In a genomic window of Salminus brasiliensis chromosome 12, fSalBra1.hap2, whole genome shotgun sequence:
- the rnd2 gene encoding rho-related GTP-binding protein RhoN has translation MEGKGSRCKIVVVGDTQCGKTALLHVFAKDSYPESYVPTVFENYTASFEIDKHRIELNMWDTSGSSYYDNVRPLAYPDSDAVLICFDISRPETLDSVPKKWQAEAQEYCPNAKLVLVGCKLDMRTDVSTLRELSKQRLIPVTHEQGSLQARELGAVAYVECSSRMCVNSVRDVFHITTLASVRRPAPGLKRSSSRRALKRISHQPLLPISSRPTPLEPSPTLRKDRAKSCIVM, from the exons ATGGAAGGGAAGGGCAGCCGCTGTAAGATCGTGGTGGTGGGCGACACTCAGTGTGGCAAGACGGCGCTGCTGCACGTGTTCGCCAAAGACAGCTACCCTGAG AGCTACGTGCCCACCGTGTTTGAGAACTACACAGCCAGCTTTGAGATAGACAAACACCGGATCGAGCTGAACATGTGGGACACATCAG GCTCTTCCTACTATGATAACGTACGGCCGCTGGCGTATCCAGACTCTGATGCTGTCCTCATCTGTTTCGACATCAGCAGGCCAGAGACTCTCGACAGTGTCCCAAAAAAG tGGCAAGCTGAGGCGCAGGAGTACTGTCCTAATGCTAAGCTAGTGCTGGTGGGCTGTAAGCTTGATATGAGGACAGACGTCAGCACCTTACGAGAACTGTCCAAACAGCGCCTCATACCAGTCACACACGAGCAG GGCAGCCTACAGGCACGAGAGCTCGGCGCAGTCGCGTACGTGGAGTGCTCGTCGCGCATGTGCGTGAACAGCGTGCGGGATGTCTTTCACATCACCACACTCGCCTCAGTCAGGCGGCCCGCCCCCGGACTCAAGCGCAGCTCATCCCGCCGCGCCCTCAAACGTATATCCCACCAGCCCCTTCTGCCCATCAGCTCTCGGCCCACGCCCCTCGAACCCTCCCCCACTCTCAGAAAGGACAGAGCCAAAAGCTGCATTGTCATGTAG